A genomic region of Magnolia sinica isolate HGM2019 chromosome 6, MsV1, whole genome shotgun sequence contains the following coding sequences:
- the LOC131247970 gene encoding choline-phosphate cytidylyltransferase 2-like isoform X2 gives MTRLPRKRQPFQKDDVDDSPAAEPLETADNAPVRFDPPPNPAVETGKELSPEKPVRVYADGIYDLFHFGHARSLEQAKKSFPNTYLLVGCCNDEVTHRYKGKTVMTENERYESLRHCRWVDEVIPDAPWVITQEFIDEHKIDYVAHDSLPYADASGTGKDVYEFVKAIGKFKETKRTEGISTSDVIMRMLKDYNQYVMRNLARGYSRKDLGVSYVKEKQLRVNMGITKLREKVKEHQEKLHTVAKTAGRHHNEWVENADRWVAGFLEKFEEGCHIMETAIKDRIQEGLKRQQSRVMANFLQEQEVS, from the exons ATGACGCGGCTGCCCCGGAAGCGGCAGCCCTTTCAGAAAGATGACGTCGACGACAGTCCGGCGGCAGAACCCCTAGAAACAGCGGACAACGCTCCCGTCCGTTTCGACCCACCTCCGAATCCGGCGGTGGAGACCGGGAAGGAACTGTCACCAGAGAAGCCTGTCCGCGTGTACGCCGACGGCATCTACGATCTCTTCCACTTCGGACATGCTCGATCGCTCGAGCAGGCCAAGAAATC GTTCCCGAACACATATCTACTTGTTGGTTGCTGCAACGATGAAGTCACTCATAGGTACAAAGGGAAAACTGTAATGACTGAAAATGAGCGCTATGAATCTCTTCGTCACTGCAG GTGGGTCGATGAAGTTATTCCTGATGCCCCATGGGTCATCACACAGGAGTTCATTGACGAGCACAAGATTGACTATGTGGCACATGACTCTCTTCC ATATGCGGATGCGAGTGGAACCGGCAAGGATGTCTATGAATTT GTTAAGGCCATTGGAAAATTCAAGGAAACAAAGCGTACAGAAGGGATTTCTACATCAGATGTTATAATGAGGATGCTTAAGGACTACAATCAGTATGTCATGCGCAACCTGGCCCGTGGATATTCAAGGAAGGACCTTGGTGTCAGCTATGTGAAG GAGAAGCAGTTGAGAGTGAACATGGGGATAACTAAGTTGCGCGAGAAAGTGAAAGAACATCAAGAAAAG TTGCATACTGTGGCAAAGACAGCTGGTAGGCATCACAACGAATGGGTGGAGAATGCAGATCGTTGGGTTGCAGGTTTTCTTGAGAAGTTTGAGGAAGGGTGCCACATTATG GAAACTGCCATCAAAGACCGCATCCAAGAGGGTCTGAAGAGGCAGCAGTCCAGAGTAATGGCAAACTTTCTACAAGAACAGGAGGTGTCGTGA
- the LOC131247970 gene encoding choline-phosphate cytidylyltransferase 2-like isoform X3 encodes MTRLPRKRQPFQKDDVDDSPAAEPLETADNAPVRFDPPPNPAVETGKELSPEKPVRVYADGIYDLFHFGHARSLEQAKKSFPNTYLLVGCCNDEVTHRYKGKTVMTENERYESLRHCRYADASGTGKDVYEFVKAIGKFKETKRTEGISTSDVIMRMLKDYNQYVMRNLARGYSRKDLGVSYVKEKQLRVNMGITKLREKVKEHQEKVGQKLHTVAKTAGRHHNEWVENADRWVAGFLEKFEEGCHIMETAIKDRIQEGLKRQQSRVMANFLQEQEVS; translated from the exons ATGACGCGGCTGCCCCGGAAGCGGCAGCCCTTTCAGAAAGATGACGTCGACGACAGTCCGGCGGCAGAACCCCTAGAAACAGCGGACAACGCTCCCGTCCGTTTCGACCCACCTCCGAATCCGGCGGTGGAGACCGGGAAGGAACTGTCACCAGAGAAGCCTGTCCGCGTGTACGCCGACGGCATCTACGATCTCTTCCACTTCGGACATGCTCGATCGCTCGAGCAGGCCAAGAAATC GTTCCCGAACACATATCTACTTGTTGGTTGCTGCAACGATGAAGTCACTCATAGGTACAAAGGGAAAACTGTAATGACTGAAAATGAGCGCTATGAATCTCTTCGTCACTGCAG ATATGCGGATGCGAGTGGAACCGGCAAGGATGTCTATGAATTT GTTAAGGCCATTGGAAAATTCAAGGAAACAAAGCGTACAGAAGGGATTTCTACATCAGATGTTATAATGAGGATGCTTAAGGACTACAATCAGTATGTCATGCGCAACCTGGCCCGTGGATATTCAAGGAAGGACCTTGGTGTCAGCTATGTGAAG GAGAAGCAGTTGAGAGTGAACATGGGGATAACTAAGTTGCGCGAGAAAGTGAAAGAACATCAAGAAAAGGTGGGCCAAAAG TTGCATACTGTGGCAAAGACAGCTGGTAGGCATCACAACGAATGGGTGGAGAATGCAGATCGTTGGGTTGCAGGTTTTCTTGAGAAGTTTGAGGAAGGGTGCCACATTATG GAAACTGCCATCAAAGACCGCATCCAAGAGGGTCTGAAGAGGCAGCAGTCCAGAGTAATGGCAAACTTTCTACAAGAACAGGAGGTGTCGTGA
- the LOC131247970 gene encoding choline-phosphate cytidylyltransferase 2-like isoform X1: MTRLPRKRQPFQKDDVDDSPAAEPLETADNAPVRFDPPPNPAVETGKELSPEKPVRVYADGIYDLFHFGHARSLEQAKKSFPNTYLLVGCCNDEVTHRYKGKTVMTENERYESLRHCRWVDEVIPDAPWVITQEFIDEHKIDYVAHDSLPYADASGTGKDVYEFVKAIGKFKETKRTEGISTSDVIMRMLKDYNQYVMRNLARGYSRKDLGVSYVKEKQLRVNMGITKLREKVKEHQEKVGQKLHTVAKTAGRHHNEWVENADRWVAGFLEKFEEGCHIMETAIKDRIQEGLKRQQSRVMANFLQEQEVS; this comes from the exons ATGACGCGGCTGCCCCGGAAGCGGCAGCCCTTTCAGAAAGATGACGTCGACGACAGTCCGGCGGCAGAACCCCTAGAAACAGCGGACAACGCTCCCGTCCGTTTCGACCCACCTCCGAATCCGGCGGTGGAGACCGGGAAGGAACTGTCACCAGAGAAGCCTGTCCGCGTGTACGCCGACGGCATCTACGATCTCTTCCACTTCGGACATGCTCGATCGCTCGAGCAGGCCAAGAAATC GTTCCCGAACACATATCTACTTGTTGGTTGCTGCAACGATGAAGTCACTCATAGGTACAAAGGGAAAACTGTAATGACTGAAAATGAGCGCTATGAATCTCTTCGTCACTGCAG GTGGGTCGATGAAGTTATTCCTGATGCCCCATGGGTCATCACACAGGAGTTCATTGACGAGCACAAGATTGACTATGTGGCACATGACTCTCTTCC ATATGCGGATGCGAGTGGAACCGGCAAGGATGTCTATGAATTT GTTAAGGCCATTGGAAAATTCAAGGAAACAAAGCGTACAGAAGGGATTTCTACATCAGATGTTATAATGAGGATGCTTAAGGACTACAATCAGTATGTCATGCGCAACCTGGCCCGTGGATATTCAAGGAAGGACCTTGGTGTCAGCTATGTGAAG GAGAAGCAGTTGAGAGTGAACATGGGGATAACTAAGTTGCGCGAGAAAGTGAAAGAACATCAAGAAAAGGTGGGCCAAAAG TTGCATACTGTGGCAAAGACAGCTGGTAGGCATCACAACGAATGGGTGGAGAATGCAGATCGTTGGGTTGCAGGTTTTCTTGAGAAGTTTGAGGAAGGGTGCCACATTATG GAAACTGCCATCAAAGACCGCATCCAAGAGGGTCTGAAGAGGCAGCAGTCCAGAGTAATGGCAAACTTTCTACAAGAACAGGAGGTGTCGTGA